The proteins below are encoded in one region of Oncorhynchus clarkii lewisi isolate Uvic-CL-2024 chromosome 33, UVic_Ocla_1.0, whole genome shotgun sequence:
- the LOC139392803 gene encoding leucine-rich repeats and immunoglobulin-like domains protein 3 isoform X1: MSASMQPLNAAMYAVVFLLFSRIELILGYDENTRTCPSPCTCVGELLDCSRLKRRGIPENLPEWTVQLDLSHNKLQSLDSTVFRKLRHLSEIKLNNNEFETVPDLGPHAANITTLILANNRITQISLEQLRPLQRLETLDLSNNSIVDIKADSFPALPLKILIMNNNRVSTLETGCFVNLSSTLQVLRLNRNRLSTIPAKIFQLPNLQHLELNRNRVRRVEGLTFHGLHALRSLKIQRNGISRLMDGAFWGLSNMEVLQLDYNNLTEVSKGWLYGLLTLQQLHLGHNAISRIQPDAWEFCQKLSELDISSNHLTRLEESSFVGLSLLDELHIGNNRVSFIADGAFRGLSHLQMLDLQNNEISWTIEDMNGPFSALDKLRKLFLQGNQIRSVTKKSFSGLDTLEHLDLSNNAIMSVQGNAFVQMKKLEELHLNTSSLLCDCQLKWFPLWVAEQAFLPYVNASCAHPLMLKGKSVFTVRQEDFVCDDFPNPQITVQPETQSAIKSTNVTFVCSAASSSDSPMTFAWKKDNEVLNDAEIHNQAHLRAQGGGQGRETEVTEYTTTLQLRSVEFTNEGKYQCVISNHFGSSYSTKAKLTVNMLPSFTKMPMDLSIRAGATARLECAAVGHPSPQIAWQKDGGTDFPAARERRMHVMPEDDVFFIVDVKTEDIGLYSCTAQNTAGAISANATLTVLETPSFLRPLMDRTVAKGETAVLQCIAGGSPSPRLNWTKDDSPLVVTERHFFAAGNQLLIIVDAAEDDAGMYTCEMSNTLGTQRGNVRLAVLPNPNCDVGVGASGGVGSDEDGWTTVGIVIIAVVCCVVGTSLVWVVIIYHTRRRNEDCSVTNTDETNLPADIPSYLSSQGTLADRQDGYVPSESGSGNHQFMASSMSGFYMQPKDMNGLCQLDTGSEADMEAAIDPLLCHYQGPISSLLRRGNMYTEESSESFTGCAMDQRPICIDSYSGSLTSSKRRNYYPCGGALQDPFDHGSPSVLMQMPNGSSFHGPPHLQGEGPLSMDEGDGSEYGRPRETRLSSSNTFMGTFGKAPWRPQQELYPGFGPPPLALHNSMMLHENPYAALDTDSEREEDKNSVQSKNSKSESEKSGNNIYEKPYDLHRTATSQQGRVST, encoded by the exons ATGTCCGCATCTATGCAGCCTCTCAACGCTGCGATGTATGCGGTCGTTTTCTTACTGTTTTCCCGAATAGAACTTATACTTGGATATGATGAAAACACAAGGACGTGTCCGTCTCCGTGCACATGTGTTGGAGAACTTTTGGACTGCAGTCGGTTGAAAAGGCGTGGAATTCCTGAAAATCTTCCCGAATGGACCGTACAATT GGACCTGAGCCATAATAAATTGCAGTCGCTCGACAGCACTGTGTTTAGGAAACTGCGGCACTTAAGTGAGAT AAAGCTAAACAACAATGAATTTGAGACGGTACCTGATTTGGGCCCTCATGCAGCAAACATCACCACCCTCATTCT AGCAAACAACAGGATCACGCAGATCTCTCTGGAGCAGCTGAGGCCCCTGCAACGCCTGGAGACCCTGGACCTCAGCAATAACAGCATAGTGGATATCAAGGCTGACTCCTTCCCTGCGCTGCCTCTCAAGATCCT TATCATGAACAACAACCGCGTTTCCACCCTGGAGACGGGCTGTTTTGTCAACCTGTCCAGCACTCTGCAGGTCCTCAGGCTCAACCGCAACCGCCTCTCAACCATCCCTGCCAAGATCTTCCAGCTCCCCAACCTCCAGCACCT GGAGCTGAACAGGAATCGGGTGCGCAGGGTGGAGGGCCTGACGTTCCACGGTCTGCACGCCCTGCGCTCGCTGAAGATCCAGAGGAATGGTATCAGCCGCCTGATGGACGGAGCCTTCTGGGGCCTCAGTAACATGGAGGTCCT gcaGCTGGACTACAACAACCTGACGGAGGTGAGTAAGGGCTGGCTGTACGGCCTGCTGACTCTGCAGCAGCTCCACCTGGGCCACAACGCCATCAGCCGGATCCAGCCCGACGCCTGGGAGTTCTGCCAGAAACTCAGCGAGCT GGACATCTCGTCCAACCACTTGACAAGACTGGAGGAGTCCAGCTTTGTGGGCCTCAGCCTGCTTGACGAACTCCACATCGGGAACAACCGTGTGAGCTTCATCGCAGACGGAGCCTTCCGAGGACTCTCCCACCTACAGATGCT AGATCTGCAGAACAACGAAATCTCCTGGACCATTGAAGATATGAACGGACCATTTTCTGCTCTGGACAAACTGAGGAAACT GTTCCTTCAAGGAAATCAAATCCGCTCGGTGACCAAGAAGTCATTCTCTGGCCTGGACACACTGGAGCACCT AGATTTGAGTAACAATGCGATCATGTCGGTCCAAGGGAACGCCTTTGTGCAGATGAAGAAGCTTGAGGAACT GCACCTGAACACATCCAGCCTGCTGTGTGACTGCCAGCTCAAGTGGTTTCCTCTGTGGGTGGCGGAGCAGGCCTTCCTGCCCTACGTGAACGCCAGCTGTGCCCATCCCCTGATGCTGAAGGGCAAGAGCGTGTTCACCGTCAGACAGGAGGACTTTGTGTGTG ACGACTTCCCTAATCCTCAGATCACGGTGCAACCTGAGACCCAGTCGGCCATCAAAAGCACCAACGTCACCTTCGTGTGCTCGGCAGCCAGCTCCAGCGACTCACCCATGACCTTTGCCTGGAAGAAGGACAATGAGGTCCTGAATGACGCTGAAATCCACAACCAGGCACACCTCAGAGCCCAGGGGGGAGGCCAAGGCCGTGAAACAGAGGTTACAGAGTACACCACCACACTGCAGCTACGCAGTGTAGAGTTCACCAACGAGGGGAAGTACCAGTGTGTCATCTCAAACCACTTTGGTTCCTCCTACTCCACCAAGGCCAAGCTCACTGTCAACA TGCTTCCGTCCTTCACCAAGATGCCCATGGACCTGAGTATCCGGGCTGGTGCCACGGCCAGACTGGAGTGTGCCGCCGTGGGTCACCCGTCTCCACAGATCGCCTGGCAGAAAGACGGGGGCACAGACTTCCCCGCCGCCCGGGAGCGTCGTATGCACGTGATGCCTGAGGACGATGTGTTCTTCATCGTGGATGTGAAGACAGAGGACATCGGGTTGTACAGCTGCACCGCCCAGAATACCGCCGGAGCCATATCAGCTAACGCTACGCTAACTGTGCTAG AAACGCCCTCCTTCCTGCGCCCTCTCATGGACCGCACCGTGGCCAAAGGGGAGACTGCGGTCCTTCAGTGTATCGCCGGCGGCAGCCCTTCCCCCAGGCTCAACTGGACCAAAGACGACAGCCCCCTTGTGGTCACAGAGCGCCACTTTTTCGCCGCCGGCAACCAGCTGCTCATAATCGTAGATGCAGCGGAGGACGACGCCGGGATGTACACGTGCGAGATGTCCAACACGCTGGGCACCCAGCGGGGCAACGTGCGCCTAGCCGTACTGCCCAACCCCAACTGTGACGTGGGGGTGGGCGCCTCGGGAGGCGTAGGCTCCGACGAGGACGGCTGGACCACGGTGGGCATCGTCATCATCGCGGTGGTGTGCTGCGTGGTGGGCACCTCGCTGGTCTGGGTGGTCATCATCTACCATACGCGTCGGCGCAACGAGGACTGCAGCGTCACCAACACAG ACGAGACCAACCTGCCTGCAGACATCCCCAGCTACCTATCCTCTCAGGGCACGCTGGCCGACAGACAAGATGGCTATGTCCCCTCAGAGAGTGGCAGTGGCAACCACCAGTTCATGGCTTCCTCCATGAGTGGATTCTACATGCAGCCTAAAGACATGAATG GTCTGTGTCAGCTGGACACGGGAAGTGAAGCGGACATGGAGGCGGCCATAGATCCCCTGCTCTGCCATTACCAAGGACCCATCAGCTCTCTCCTCAGGAGAGGCAACATGTACACCGAAGAATCCTCAGAGTCTTTCACAG GCTGTGCTATGGACCAGCGGCCCATCTGCATAGATTCCTACAGTGGCAGCCTGACCAGCTCCAAGAGGAGGAACTACTATCCATGTGGCGGGGCCCTCCAGGACCCATTTGACCACGGGAGCCCCAGTGTGCTGATGCAGATGCCCAACGGCAGCAGCTTCCACGGGCCACCCCACCTACAGGGCGAAGGCCCCCTCTCCATGGACGAGGGAGATGGAAGTGAGTACGGCCGACCTCGGGAGACGAGGCTCTCCTCCTCCAACACATTCATGG GAACGTTTGGGAAAGCCCCATGGAGGCCTCAACAGGAATTATACCCCGGATTTGGACCACCGCCACTGGCCCTGCACAACAGCATGATGCTACACGAGAATCCCTACGCAGCCCTGGACACAGACTCGGAACGCGAGGAAGACAAGAACAGCGTCCAGTCAAAGAATTCTAAATCGGAATCGGAAAAGAGCGGCAATAATATCTATGAGAAACCATATGATCTCCACAGGACTGCTACTAGTCAGCAAGGTCGAGTGAGCACATAA
- the LOC139392803 gene encoding leucine-rich repeats and immunoglobulin-like domains protein 3 isoform X2 — protein MSASMQPLNAAMYAVVFLLFSRIELILGYDENTRTCPSPCTCVGELLDCSRLKRRGIPENLPEWTVQLDLSHNKLQSLDSTVFRKLRHLSEIKLNNNEFETVPDLGPHAANITTLILANNRITQISLEQLRPLQRLETLDLSNNSIVDIKADSFPALPLKILIMNNNRVSTLETGCFVNLSSTLQVLRLNRNRLSTIPAKIFQLPNLQHLELNRNRVRRVEGLTFHGLHALRSLKIQRNGISRLMDGAFWGLSNMEVLQLDYNNLTEVSKGWLYGLLTLQQLHLGHNAISRIQPDAWEFCQKLSELDISSNHLTRLEESSFVGLSLLDELHIGNNRVSFIADGAFRGLSHLQMLDLQNNEISWTIEDMNGPFSALDKLRKLFLQGNQIRSVTKKSFSGLDTLEHLDLSNNAIMSVQGNAFVQMKKLEELHLNTSSLLCDCQLKWFPLWVAEQAFLPYVNASCAHPLMLKGKSVFTVRQEDFVCDDFPNPQITVQPETQSAIKSTNVTFVCSAASSSDSPMTFAWKKDNEVLNDAEIHNQAHLRAQGGGQGRETEVTEYTTTLQLRSVEFTNEGKYQCVISNHFGSSYSTKAKLTVNMLPSFTKMPMDLSIRAGATARLECAAVGHPSPQIAWQKDGGTDFPAARERRMHVMPEDDVFFIVDVKTEDIGLYSCTAQNTAGAISANATLTVLETPSFLRPLMDRTVAKGETAVLQCIAGGSPSPRLNWTKDDSPLVVTERHFFAAGNQLLIIVDAAEDDAGMYTCEMSNTLGTQRGNVRLAVLPNPNCDVGVGASGGVGSDEDGWTTVGIVIIAVVCCVVGTSLVWVVIIYHTRRRNEDCSVTNTDETNLPADIPSYLSSQGTLADRQDGYVPSESGSGNHQFMASSMSGFYMQPKDMNGLCQLDTGSEADMEAAIDPLLCHYQGPISSLLRRGNMYTEESSESFTGCAMDQRPICIDSYSGSLTSSKRRNYYPCGGALQDPFDHGSPSVLMQMPNGSSFHGPPHLQGEGPLSMDEGDGRTFGKAPWRPQQELYPGFGPPPLALHNSMMLHENPYAALDTDSEREEDKNSVQSKNSKSESEKSGNNIYEKPYDLHRTATSQQGRVST, from the exons ATGTCCGCATCTATGCAGCCTCTCAACGCTGCGATGTATGCGGTCGTTTTCTTACTGTTTTCCCGAATAGAACTTATACTTGGATATGATGAAAACACAAGGACGTGTCCGTCTCCGTGCACATGTGTTGGAGAACTTTTGGACTGCAGTCGGTTGAAAAGGCGTGGAATTCCTGAAAATCTTCCCGAATGGACCGTACAATT GGACCTGAGCCATAATAAATTGCAGTCGCTCGACAGCACTGTGTTTAGGAAACTGCGGCACTTAAGTGAGAT AAAGCTAAACAACAATGAATTTGAGACGGTACCTGATTTGGGCCCTCATGCAGCAAACATCACCACCCTCATTCT AGCAAACAACAGGATCACGCAGATCTCTCTGGAGCAGCTGAGGCCCCTGCAACGCCTGGAGACCCTGGACCTCAGCAATAACAGCATAGTGGATATCAAGGCTGACTCCTTCCCTGCGCTGCCTCTCAAGATCCT TATCATGAACAACAACCGCGTTTCCACCCTGGAGACGGGCTGTTTTGTCAACCTGTCCAGCACTCTGCAGGTCCTCAGGCTCAACCGCAACCGCCTCTCAACCATCCCTGCCAAGATCTTCCAGCTCCCCAACCTCCAGCACCT GGAGCTGAACAGGAATCGGGTGCGCAGGGTGGAGGGCCTGACGTTCCACGGTCTGCACGCCCTGCGCTCGCTGAAGATCCAGAGGAATGGTATCAGCCGCCTGATGGACGGAGCCTTCTGGGGCCTCAGTAACATGGAGGTCCT gcaGCTGGACTACAACAACCTGACGGAGGTGAGTAAGGGCTGGCTGTACGGCCTGCTGACTCTGCAGCAGCTCCACCTGGGCCACAACGCCATCAGCCGGATCCAGCCCGACGCCTGGGAGTTCTGCCAGAAACTCAGCGAGCT GGACATCTCGTCCAACCACTTGACAAGACTGGAGGAGTCCAGCTTTGTGGGCCTCAGCCTGCTTGACGAACTCCACATCGGGAACAACCGTGTGAGCTTCATCGCAGACGGAGCCTTCCGAGGACTCTCCCACCTACAGATGCT AGATCTGCAGAACAACGAAATCTCCTGGACCATTGAAGATATGAACGGACCATTTTCTGCTCTGGACAAACTGAGGAAACT GTTCCTTCAAGGAAATCAAATCCGCTCGGTGACCAAGAAGTCATTCTCTGGCCTGGACACACTGGAGCACCT AGATTTGAGTAACAATGCGATCATGTCGGTCCAAGGGAACGCCTTTGTGCAGATGAAGAAGCTTGAGGAACT GCACCTGAACACATCCAGCCTGCTGTGTGACTGCCAGCTCAAGTGGTTTCCTCTGTGGGTGGCGGAGCAGGCCTTCCTGCCCTACGTGAACGCCAGCTGTGCCCATCCCCTGATGCTGAAGGGCAAGAGCGTGTTCACCGTCAGACAGGAGGACTTTGTGTGTG ACGACTTCCCTAATCCTCAGATCACGGTGCAACCTGAGACCCAGTCGGCCATCAAAAGCACCAACGTCACCTTCGTGTGCTCGGCAGCCAGCTCCAGCGACTCACCCATGACCTTTGCCTGGAAGAAGGACAATGAGGTCCTGAATGACGCTGAAATCCACAACCAGGCACACCTCAGAGCCCAGGGGGGAGGCCAAGGCCGTGAAACAGAGGTTACAGAGTACACCACCACACTGCAGCTACGCAGTGTAGAGTTCACCAACGAGGGGAAGTACCAGTGTGTCATCTCAAACCACTTTGGTTCCTCCTACTCCACCAAGGCCAAGCTCACTGTCAACA TGCTTCCGTCCTTCACCAAGATGCCCATGGACCTGAGTATCCGGGCTGGTGCCACGGCCAGACTGGAGTGTGCCGCCGTGGGTCACCCGTCTCCACAGATCGCCTGGCAGAAAGACGGGGGCACAGACTTCCCCGCCGCCCGGGAGCGTCGTATGCACGTGATGCCTGAGGACGATGTGTTCTTCATCGTGGATGTGAAGACAGAGGACATCGGGTTGTACAGCTGCACCGCCCAGAATACCGCCGGAGCCATATCAGCTAACGCTACGCTAACTGTGCTAG AAACGCCCTCCTTCCTGCGCCCTCTCATGGACCGCACCGTGGCCAAAGGGGAGACTGCGGTCCTTCAGTGTATCGCCGGCGGCAGCCCTTCCCCCAGGCTCAACTGGACCAAAGACGACAGCCCCCTTGTGGTCACAGAGCGCCACTTTTTCGCCGCCGGCAACCAGCTGCTCATAATCGTAGATGCAGCGGAGGACGACGCCGGGATGTACACGTGCGAGATGTCCAACACGCTGGGCACCCAGCGGGGCAACGTGCGCCTAGCCGTACTGCCCAACCCCAACTGTGACGTGGGGGTGGGCGCCTCGGGAGGCGTAGGCTCCGACGAGGACGGCTGGACCACGGTGGGCATCGTCATCATCGCGGTGGTGTGCTGCGTGGTGGGCACCTCGCTGGTCTGGGTGGTCATCATCTACCATACGCGTCGGCGCAACGAGGACTGCAGCGTCACCAACACAG ACGAGACCAACCTGCCTGCAGACATCCCCAGCTACCTATCCTCTCAGGGCACGCTGGCCGACAGACAAGATGGCTATGTCCCCTCAGAGAGTGGCAGTGGCAACCACCAGTTCATGGCTTCCTCCATGAGTGGATTCTACATGCAGCCTAAAGACATGAATG GTCTGTGTCAGCTGGACACGGGAAGTGAAGCGGACATGGAGGCGGCCATAGATCCCCTGCTCTGCCATTACCAAGGACCCATCAGCTCTCTCCTCAGGAGAGGCAACATGTACACCGAAGAATCCTCAGAGTCTTTCACAG GCTGTGCTATGGACCAGCGGCCCATCTGCATAGATTCCTACAGTGGCAGCCTGACCAGCTCCAAGAGGAGGAACTACTATCCATGTGGCGGGGCCCTCCAGGACCCATTTGACCACGGGAGCCCCAGTGTGCTGATGCAGATGCCCAACGGCAGCAGCTTCCACGGGCCACCCCACCTACAGGGCGAAGGCCCCCTCTCCATGGACGAGGGAGATGGAA GAACGTTTGGGAAAGCCCCATGGAGGCCTCAACAGGAATTATACCCCGGATTTGGACCACCGCCACTGGCCCTGCACAACAGCATGATGCTACACGAGAATCCCTACGCAGCCCTGGACACAGACTCGGAACGCGAGGAAGACAAGAACAGCGTCCAGTCAAAGAATTCTAAATCGGAATCGGAAAAGAGCGGCAATAATATCTATGAGAAACCATATGATCTCCACAGGACTGCTACTAGTCAGCAAGGTCGAGTGAGCACATAA